The genome window GCATGTACCTGTGCATCCAGAGTTCTATCCTCCACAGGTGATTGGAAATGGACCTTGGAGATGGTACCACCTCTAGAGGCGGTGGTGGCGCATCTGCAGCTGGCTACTGCTGGTCCTCCTCTGGCTGCTAGGGTGCCTGACCCTGCACCTTCCTGGgcatgcagtacttctcaatgaaaACCCTATTGATGGAAGGCTGGATGAGCTTGGTGGGGGTGACCGACACTCTGTAGAACTGGAAGAGGCCTATGATCAGAGCAGGAAAgcctagggccctgttggacttctccgagtccactgggtgtctcggAGGCGTAATCCCTGCAAATTGGTAAATAACATTAGAGATCAGCTGGGTGACATAGACACTCACCTGAGTCAGGATGGCGTAAACCAACTGACACTTTGGCAAGGAGAGGTCTGAGTTGTGGTCGCTGGGGAGAATGTTGCTAAGCAGCAACGTCATTTAGATATGTGTGATGGTGGTCATGCTgatgcgcatgatccgcacccatcTCCTTGCTACGCTCTGGGCAAAGTCCTACCCCGGAACGCATAGCAACTGACTGATAAACTCCTCATTAAAGCTGGAGGTCTGAATCCTCCTCTAGGAGAACTCACAACgctggccttcctccaaaacCAGTGGATGCCCCAGAAACTGATTGATGGCATGCcatcaaagggaatccactggcccctcACCCAAGAGCGCATGTCTGTGACTCCTTCTTCTGTCGGCCAGGCgttagcataaaactccatgACTATCTCCGGATCGAACTTAGCTATGGGTGATGCAAGTTGGGCCCATTTCCTCCGGGCTATCTCCTCTTGGAACTCAGCATACTCCTCGTCCCTCAGCTGGACTCACCTCTCTTTGAGGAATGACCAGCCTTTAATGGCCTCAAACCGTTGTTGGTGTTCTGCACTCCAGAACCTGTGTCCATCAAAGTCCATATTTGCCTGCAGGGCCGCACTGGAACCTTCTCTAGTGgcatccttcctggacctcttggCTGGGAGTTTCtttggagccatttcctgcaagGACACACTTgtaaagttagtttacaagaagTATCAATTTATCACAATAAAGGCCAATCAAACAAAAATGGTGCACCCTTGCACACATCTTTCTAACAACGCAAACGTCATCgtgtaataaaaaaacttacgCGTTGATGTTTGCCATtttatgatggaagcttgcttgggGGGCTTCTATGTAgattggatctttgagcttcaatgaggtcctttaatggtgattttccatcatggagatgcagtggaagacaaaggagaagaggtgagaggaggcgccatccactagggaataagccatggaagaaggagcttcaccaccaagatgagccttggataagaagcttggaaggatgcttcaatggaggaaaagaaagagggagagaaagagaaaggggggagcacgaaattgaaggaataaaagagggagagaagtggaactttgaagtatgtctcacaagactctcattcatcaaagttacaacaagtgttacacatgcttctatttatagactaggtagcttccttgagaagctttcttgagaaaacttccttgagaagcttctttgagaaaacttccttgagaagctagagcttagctacacacacccatctaaaaactaagctcacctccttgagaagcttccttgagaagctggagcttagctacacacacccatctaaaaactaagctcaccttcttcacaaaatacatgaaaatacaaaaaaaagtccctactacaaagactactcaaaatgctctgaaatacaaggctaaaaccctatactactagaatggtcaaaatacaaggcccaaaagaaggaaaaacctattctaatatttacaaagaagagtggatccaaccttgacccatgggctaaaaaatctacactaaggttcatgagaaccctagggccttctttagtagctctagcccaagcctcttggagtcttttatccaatacccttagggggtaggattgcatcattttaTGATTCACATTTATGCACATGCACATACATACATCTTGGTGAAAGGCATTTTATGACATATACCTAcatttttgaaaagaatttttgGTGCTACATAACCACATACATAcgcacacacattttttttggcattttcatgatacatatttatatacatatatacattttgcaaggcatttccaTGGTATGTACCCATATGTATACATATTTTGTTTGAGAGGTATTCTTTCTATTCTACCTACTCACATCTTGAATGGCATTTTTTATGACTcacatatatatgcattttgcaaggcatttttttGCTACCTACCTATCATACGTATATACAATTTTGCTTCCTCACATGTATATTGTTTTGCAAGTGATTTTTGCTAACTATTAACACCCTTGAAAGGTATTTCCCTACCTATTCACATTTTTGAAaagcatatatacatatatttttttgctatatgtccattttttattcaaatatattttgtattctcGAAAGGCATTTTCCTACCTAGGTTCAAAGTATTCATCATGATGCAGCCCGAACCAAGTGCTAGCCTAAAGGAAACCTCACCAACATGTTCTCatttttatgcaattttttaCACTAAAGTCCCAAAAGCATGGATTCCTAGGCCTAAGTCATACTTTGGCACTCTATTCTAGCTTCTACAAGCTGTCCACACACTCACAATGGCAACCGCACCTGCATCAATTCGTTCCACAAGCAGAATTTCACAAAatcatgcgcaaatgccattgaggcatttcaccgaacacttggtgggcgcatgtttagacATGAACAAATaaggaatgggggcaatgtgacATGTCCATTCATTCTTAATAGGCCTatggccatcccctacaacgtCCTAATTCAAACAAACAAGTATGAATCCAAGCACATATTGCCTCACGAATTTTGCAACAAATAGGCAAACAAGGCACTAAAATACAGCAATGGCAAGCCCAAGATCAAAGGGAAATGGCACTTACTTGTAGGGATGAACCAAAACGCAACAAAATAGAAGCAAAAAGGCGCAAATAAGGACCTAGGGCTGCTGGTTTTCATGAATCCCGTAGCTTTGGGGTGCTTAGAATTGCTTGGGGGAGAAAAATGGGGTGAAGAAAAGCTTCACCCCTCCCCCCTTTTAAAATCTGGTGCAGAcatgctcgcccaggtgagctaattctgttttttttttcaaaatttgattacccccccccccttttgccatatttacatattttaaactCCTATgttcacaaataaaaataggCGCATTCAAATATAATagacaaataaataaagcaagaattttaaaggtactaggttgcctcctagtagtgcttctttaacgtcttgagccggGCGCGGGATGATGGTTGATTTATCATGGGCCCAACACCTGCTCATACCTGCCCCTAAGCTTTTTGATTAAAGGAAACGACATCAGTAGTAAAATGTGAAACCACACCGCGAAATATCGATACCaccttttgcttacctttgtcTTGATTTTGGTGTGATATTGATCACTACTCAAAATGAAACTTCATTTATCTTCCAACACGCAAGATGACAAGCTGCAAATGTATGTATGCTTATGCTTAGGAGTTTAAGTGCAACAATTAAACAAGAGTTTattatgttcaattttacttaaacgcTTTACGGCACCCCACAGATTGAGAGTGTGTACTCTAAAGACATAAAAGACATAACACAAGAAATTTGAAATGCAAATCATCAATCCAATGTTCATTAATGTTGCGATCATGGTTTACAAAGGATTGGAAAACTTTGGAGATCCCAATGAACTTTTTGGAGAATAATCATGTATTGACTCCTCTAGCTACCCCAAGTACTAAGCATAATATCATTTGACGATATCAAAATTCACAGGCAAAGGCAACTCTTCATCATCCATGTTGGCAAGCACCAATGCTCCTCCCAAAAATGCTTTCTTCATGACGAATATTCCTTCATAATTTGGAGCCCATTTTCCTCTATGGTCTTTCTGAGCTTGGGATACTTTCTTTAAGAAGAGATCCCTTTCGCTTAACTTGCGTGGGCGTACTTTCTTGTCAAAAGCGTTCTTCACCCAGCTTTGATATAACCGTcaatggctcatggcggccaatcTCTTACCCTCTATAAGATTCAGTTGATCAAAGTGTGCTTgggcccattctgactctttcAACCCTGACTCGGCCATAATTCTTAAAGAGGGGACCTCTACTTCAAACGGCAACAcgacctccatcccatatactaaGGAGAAAGGAGTTGCCTTAGTTGATGTGCGCATCGAGGTTCGATAACCATGTAGCACGaaagggagcatctcgtgccaatccttgtatgacacggtcattttctgaactattttcttgatgttcttgtttgcagcctcaactgccccattcatcttgggtctataaggcgtggaattgtgatgttggatcttgaaatcctcacacatttctttcatcattttgttgttcagatCGGTGGCATTGTCAGTGATAATCTTCCTAGGCAACCCGTACCGGCAGATTATCTCTTTCTTGATAAACCTAACCACCATGCTCCTTGTTACATTGGCATATGATGCcgcttcaacccatttggtgaagtagccAATGGCGACCAAGATGAAGAGATGTCAGTTCGAAGCCTTGGGCTCAATAGCTccaatcacatctattccccacatagagAAGGGCCATGGCGCTGCCAATAGGTTCAAAGGCAtgggcggagcattgacattattcGTGAATGCTTACACTTGTGGCATTTTCTCATATGGATACAATAGTCATTTTCCATGGTGAGCAAGTAATACTCTGCCCTTAAAATCTTTTAGGCCATGGCATGTCCATTGGCGTGTGTCCCGAAGGATACCTCATGCACCTCTACGAGCATTTGCTcagcctccctggcatccacacatcggaGCAATACCAtatcatggtttctcttgtacaGTATGCCTCCACTTAGGAAGAAACCGGCTGCTAACCTTCTCAACGTCCTTCTGTCGTTGTTGGAAGCCTCCTGTGGGTACTCCTTGTCCTCAACGTATCGCTTAATGTTGAAGTACCAAGGTTTACTGTTTTCTCCTCTTCTATCAAGCAGCAATGTGCGGGCTTTTTGCGACATCTGAACTCGATCTATTGTAAGTCTCCGTGCAGAgtcaattgaaacatgaaggcTAAAGTGGCGAGCGCATCGGCCATTTGATTCTCCTCTCTAGGATTGTGATGAAAAGAGATATCATCGAAGAACTCTGTCAATTTCTTGATGTAGGCcagatagggtatcaacttgtgATCCCTGgtctcccattctcctctcaattgATGGATCACCAAGGCTGAGTCTCCATATACCTTGAGCAATTTGACCTTGAAGTCAATTGCTGCTTGGATCCCAAGGGCGCATGCCTCGTATTCAGCCATGTTATTTGTACAGTCAAAGCCCAAACTTGTCGTGAAGGGTATGCATTGATTGTCGAGAGTGACCAAAACTGCCCCAACTCCATGGCCTAGGGCGTTGGACGTGCCATCAAACCATACGATCCACTTATCCCTATCTTCATCCTCCACCTAttcctcaaacaaggtcatgatgtcctcatctggAAATTCCGAATGCATGGGTTGGTAGTCATTGAGGGGTTGTTGAGCTAGATagtctgccaaggcgcttccctttatcacCTTTTGAGTGACATAAACAATGTCGAACTCTGACAGTAGAACCTGCCATCGAGCGATACGTCCGGTGAGGACGGGCTTTTTGAAAATGTACTTgactgggtccatcttggataccaaccaagtggtgtggctcagcatgtactgccttagacgATGGGCCGCCCACACCAAggcacaacatgtcctttcaagcagggagtagttcatctcacGAGCGGTGAACTTCTTGCTCAAGTAGTAGATTGCCCATTCCCTATTTCTGAACTTATCATGCTgtcccagcatacaccccatcaACTCATCCAACACAGTCATGTATAGGATAAGGGGTCTCCCGGGcaccggtggcataagcacagggggACTCATAAGGCATTGCATGATCCTTACGAATGCTACTTGACAGTCGTCATTCCACTGGATTGACTAGTTCTTGCGCAGAAGCTTGAAGAGAGGCTCACAGATGGCGGTGAGCTACAATATGAACCTCGCTATATAATTCTGGCGTCCcaagaaacctcggacttgcttTTTGGTGCGCGGCTcgggcatttcaaggatggccttcatcTTGTCAGGGTCCACCTCTATACCTTTTTGGCTTATGATAAAACCGAGTAATTTTCCCGACTTGACCCCAAAAGTACACTTGGAGGGATTCAATCTTAATCGGTACTTATGCAGTTTCTCGAACAACTTCCACAAGTTGACGAGATGTTCCTCCTCGGTtttagacttggcaatcatatcatccacgtagacttcaatttctttgtgcatcatatcgtggaataatgctaccatagcccgttggTAGGTTGCTCCAGcgttcttgagcccaaaggacatcaccttgtagtaGAACGTTCCCTACAGGGCGACGAACGTCATTTTTTCCATGTCCTTCGGTGCCATCTTGATTTGGTTGTAGCctgagaacccatccatgaaagaaaacaaagcaaaattggtTGTGTTGTGTACAAGGACATCGATGtgcggtaaaggaaaattgtcctttggAATGGCTCGGTTCAGATCCCGATAGTCCTCGCACATTCGCactttcccatccttcttagggatcGACACAATGTaagcaacccattctgggtatcGAGCAACTGCTAAGAAGCCAGCGCCAAACTGCTTTTTCACCTCTTCCTTTATCCTTAAGGACATTTCAGGTTTCATCCTTCTTAGTTTTTGTTTCACCTGGGAACaaccaggattcaaaggcaacctatgttgcacaatgtcggGACTTAAacctggcatgtcttggtatAACCAAACGAAGATGTCTTGATAGTCTCATAGCAGAGTGTTCATTTTCCCATAtggttcctttttctccaattttcaacaaatatattcaagggaaatgaaacaccggaaagcgcaccgggtcgtcaagtatttaaaattaaaccgGAGTGATCCGAGTATTAAACTCATggaacttgcttattagacaaagttttattcagaagtaaGGCATTGTTGGAACAACATTGATAATCGATggttaaaaacagaaacaaactacttctatggtaaaaacaataaatgcaagtaagtaaaagttgGCAGCGATAAGTAAAAAGCgctgggtctttctaacaaacaaattgatgcatatgaagatatttctctaattaatcatgttcttATGTTCTATGTTCtagcctaaagtactaaacctcgatccctcgtaagtttagactaatttaacctaagcttcgttcgcagatccctcttgtaagactaggcttaacttaaacagcattatcatcacagtatattcagaaaaccaaaaccccaaCAATTCATCCCTGGTAATGTGGTTATTCAGTCATGCTTCTATCAAGTtcaaaggcaacaatacatttcccaatactaaagtcacctaactgtacacacaaatgggtgatcaaacccAGAGTATGcagaaattaagcattgaaagaagcattgaacacataaaacacaattaattagatattaaaggtaattacatcaattgttccttagaaatccccaacaagggtgtttagctagccattacagaaaaaccctaacacaaatgagatttagAGTACAAAATAAtagttccttacacaagaagggggatccctcctcctcttctctgCAAAgatgctcctcttgctgcctccagagcttcTATCTCGAAATTAGCATTGTGGTGTCCTTGCTCTGGAATTCTGTACTGCTTGCTAGAATTGTGTGTTTCTCTCtctaccctaattctgcacaagacaggctttaaataggctctgaatctgtgacgttgcgcttagcgcgagttagtggatttgagcttagcgccagttatgcgctgagcctggctaGCTAAAGATAACCATCGCACTTAGCGAGCAGATCTCGCACTTAGCACGCGGCCTTGATATTTAAGCTCTGTCAGATTCTTCTATCGTGCTAAGCATGCTGAAGTTGCGCTTAGCGTTGGATGCGCGCTGAGCCCAAATGGTGAGTTAAGTGCAACtaccacttttagcacttcaagacttagcctcttttaacctgaaattgaacagatttcatcattaaattaaatggaaaatattctagagacagctataacaataaaacaagatttatttacaaatccctacaaaataactataaattggggaaactatacaagttttggaaaatgttttctatacaaaagttagtcatataagacgactaacacagAGCCACCAATGCATCTCGGATAGGCGTGGTCATGTCTGTGCCAACCtttacctctttcttttcctcactAACACCCAAGTTTACGATTTTTGTCTCTTCTTGGTGTGCCCTCAATCCTTGTCAGATCTGTATCGTTTAAttgcaacaaaaataaacatgcaaaccaATGAGAATGGATGAAagtgcaagaacaaatgaagaaaggttgtatttatatatatttgatagcACAAAACAAGCCCAAACAGGGAGAaaaccctaaagcctaggcccagctATAGGGTTAGGACTAAAAAATTACATCATGTTTGCCACGGAAATTCTGGGTTGTTGGATAATTTTCCAGTTTCCCAACTCGAACTCAGGAGGGCATGGCCGCACCCAGTTTGGTTGCTCTCGAGGGACTTCATCGTGGATCCTGGCGACCCGCCCTTCACACATCCAGCCTGCGCTCACAAAACTTTCACCGATGTGACATAAGGGAGTCCTTCTCACTTGCGGTCCTTGTGGACGACCCATGCTTCTACCCCTCCTTTCTAGGACACTTTTCCTTACATTGGCGCGTGTTGGCTTATATCCTAGCCCGAACCTTCCACGATTCTCCTTGAA of Glycine soja cultivar W05 chromosome 1, ASM419377v2, whole genome shotgun sequence contains these proteins:
- the LOC114423315 gene encoding uncharacterized protein LOC114423315; the encoded protein is MTVLDELMGCMLGQHDKFRNREWAIYYLSKKFTAREMNYSLLERTCCALVEDEDRDKWIVWFDGTSNALGHGVGAVLVTLDNQCIPFTTSLGFDCTNNMAEYEACALGIQAAIDFKVKLLKVYGDSALVIHQLRGEWETRDHKLIPYLAYIKKLTEFFDDISFHHNPREENQMADALATLAFMFQLTLHGDLQ